In Cicer arietinum cultivar CDC Frontier isolate Library 1 chromosome 7, Cicar.CDCFrontier_v2.0, whole genome shotgun sequence, a single window of DNA contains:
- the LOC101515491 gene encoding uncharacterized protein gives MRTSTKKYDVFISFRGEDTRAHFTAQLHQALTNRNIKSYIDYELVKGDEVGPALAKAIQDSHMSLVVFSENYATSKWCLDELLHILQCRELHGQVVIPVFCNIDPSHVRHQKESYQIAFAKYDRELANSKSHADKVSEWKAALTLAANLSGWDSRKYRDDSQVIENIVEDVLQKLSLMYPNELKDVVKIDENIELLLKTIPRIGIWGMSGIGKTTIAKQIFAKNFAHYDNVCFLEKVSEESQKVGPIIVRNKLLSELLKREITASDIHGLRKFIKRRLSGKKSFIVLDDVDNATQLDDLCGVLDDLGPNSRLIITTRDRHMLSGKVDEIYEVTTWKLKDSLMLFSLGAFKQSHPRKGFEFFSKRAVEYAGGVPLALKVLGSHFCSRNVEFWESELNYYESKGGALHEIQQVLRVSYNGLSWREKEMFLDIAFFFKGENKDLVTRILDAFGFNATSGIIILEDKALISISNNNRIQMHDLLQKIAFDIVQEKYNDSGKRSRLRDAKDICDVLGNNKGTDAIEGIIFDLSQQVDLHVRADTFNVMTKLRFLKFHIPPGKKKLGTVHLPKVMMPFFDKLTYLEWNGYPLKSLPQPFRAEQLIEIHLPHSNVEYLWYGMQELVNLEAVDLSECKHLINLPDLSGALKLKQLRLSGCESLCEVQASAFSKDTLHTLLLDRCTKLQSLVSEKHLTSLIKFSVNGCLSLKEFSLSSDSIKKLDLSNTGIEILHSSIGGMDKLMWLNLEGLNLTNLPNELSRLRSLTQLRVSMCSVVTKSKLEAIFDGLESLTLLHLKDCCNLFELPANISSLTSLYELRLDGSSVEKLPASIKYLSGLEVQSLDNCSKLRCLPELPSSIKEFQANNCTSLVTVSTLKTFSISMIGKKKYISFKNSIKMELDGPSLDRITEDAILMMRSAAFHNVLVRKYRFQTHSFNYNSAEVCLPGRKVPTQFKHRSTTYSSVTIDVSNSLGFIFSVVVSPYNRTQHRGYFVEILCQGYSEDGKRRVGYRSWCNHKPFTKLNMDHVFVWYDPYHSDSILRSIERNISFEFSVSTYTSSRRELGGLLSIKECGICPIYYSESQRVLSTGNLDKDLRLELSEAIQFESRSVKGYDEGEGTDIESFEIGDNKEDTGILNRQFDLNEHCHSSYECLIVSNDTQVYDKPQKKENWDYDDNSKEMMKFKILPESTSTKSGEEIGTSSHKQEQFEKEEDSTGEGSDVESPFNKEIKETKNLQQSPLSLVNNLEIPFDSYTNFLQLQEAPKKLNPNSPMASESSSSKPSASKGSIRRTEEDSSKLSTPAEHSPVDYSEYKRILEEDPLAIMEKLLSGELSSSSQPSQSTIQAEATETQSESIEMLLNRLRQLAFSRNLLKHLPNDVTLEKEVKALLVKLNHRANELSEKQSSGITDFTRIFIEATVNIDEGKLSNDTLQQLKVDHKDAICKLQASKDKIIKFEESITVGEDNIKDMDVQIEDIKVQIRLLEEKAFKVQQEKSKLEDACSKCKEKRREMVEEAKNIASKTIQACEKIDHVKKKKWELDSNFEMLEGHYAIMRLLPPFVSRKTPVVIDLTAETHCTKEEELKNLPINQLHDPWRRTETVFWWQCAVPANILSKMSYSKKKHDVFLSFRGEDTRIGFTKDLYEALRHKSINTYIDYLLKRGEDVWPSLAKAIEDSHVSIIVFSENYASSKWCLEELVKILECRRKVHGQVVIPVFYKTDPSHIRNQSGSYEKAFAKHERDLGENDVDSKQKVLNWKAALTEAANISGWDSQTHKVESDLIENIVNDVLQKIQLKYPNELEGIVGNEKDCLSVESLIQRVQILGIWGMGGMGKSTIAKVLFAKLFAQYDFVLFANAKEYSLSKLLSELLKEEISPSNVVASTFHMRRLRSNKLFIVLDNVESLDQFQYLCRDYGELSKSSRLIITTRDRQLLSGRVHCIYEVKQWEDKESLELFSIEAFKQSHPEKGFEELSQRAIAYAGGVPMALKVLGSNLRSKDTVFWKSTFRKLDMFPKEEIQKVLKVSYDGLDPLEKKIFLDIAFFFKGEKKDHVIRILDACGLEASSGIEVLEDKALITISNDSKIQMHDLLKKMGSDIIRKECGLNPATHIRLSGSEALEVIKQNKGTSSIEGITLDLSQNNDFPLCSDTFTKMKALRILKFYIPLGQSCNNAYLNLPIVLEPFSNELRYFEWIGYPFEALPQHFCAKFLVEIRMPHSNVQRLWQGMQELDTLEGIDLSECRHFVQLPDLSKASRLKWVNLSGCVSLVDLHPSVLGAETLTSLILDRCTKLRSVKGWKHLFFLEKISIIGCTNLKEFAVSSDLIENLDLSSTGIQKLDLSVGVPHNLKRLNLEDSRLEHLPKELPSLKYIKELKISGSGLTVNKQQLHALFDGLRSLQILHLKDCNKVFELPDNISVLSELQELMLVGSNVIRLPESIKHLQQLEILSLENCREIQYLPELPPLIKLLNAVNCMSLVSVSNLKTIATKMMGNAKYISFRNCLNLNGHSLDLIMESLNLTMMSATFQNVSVRRLRVAVHSYNYTSVEACLPGRRVPRQFRYQTTTESFITIELPNHSNLLGFIYSVVVSPADGMKKDGARIKCQCNLGEEGIKATWLNTYVTELNSDHVYLWYDPFHCDSILKFYEPKLCFEFCITNDAGEVDGSICIKECGVRPVCVDELQSVLQELELDSEKKNELKKAMELESGHRIILKSIEKRSTNIIEESDSESSAGKGQQHNTTKPTKGFSRFFSIDKLLHSSFLKVSKSQTKSSAVRGSKENAKNSTEVVVQVKSKGNKETLVEPDDTLPEFVGSQSDKTNESKEKSKPKSAIFKLESVEEDIENESHLNVEMSTGSSSKETGTSHEESITNSAEVFKRKGNVARPTESDVGLHLPVMSVVEENASDNKSNENNYDLQDSFDETKNKEEKPNIQGGQIIVPNTNDMINEPDQEKEDVPIMDLSKPEGEEDRSDEDSFVKLESILFGSAESSPEATSSTSDVAVKAALHNLQCLLENSLESILSDVELQRKLHISLECIKQASHEKVSPNVAKLVENMTSSIKDLFKDFTLNKKVVEDHISRLQQREKLMQRVRDGKKQKDLLKKEKSQCEDENERLEEEGKKLDEKIRILIEQKKGIEVEKSKLKESMEICEGEKKKLEDEAKNMITESKELMSSIKNSKSLYAAALSKQQKLKDKWEGFRTAFADNYGSN, from the exons ATGCGTACCTCTACCAAAAAATACGATGTATTCATTAGCTTCAGGGGAGAAGACACACGTGCACACTTTACTGCTCAGCTTCATCAAGCTCTAACCAATAGAAATATCAAATCATACATTGATTATGAACTTGTAAAGGGAGATGAGGTTGGACCTGCTCTTGCCAAAGCTATCCAAGACTCCCATATGTCCCTCGTAGTTTTCTCAGAAAACTATGCAACCTCAAAGTGGTGTTTGGATGAACTCCTCCACATACTCCAATGCAGAGAACTTCATGGTCAGGTAGTTATACCCGTCTTCTGTAACATAGATCCATCACATGTACGTCATCAGAAAGAGAGTTACCAGATAGCATTCGCTAAATATGATAGAGAACTTGCCAACAGTAAATCTCATGCAGACAAAGTGTCCGAGTGGAAAGCTGCTCTCACTTTGGCCGCCAATTTATCTGGATGGGACTCTCGCAAATATAg GGATGATTCTCAAGTCATTGAGAACATTGTGGAAGATGTTTTGCAAAAGTTGTCTCTCATGTATCCTAATGAACTGAAAGACGTTGTTAAAATTGACgaaaatattgaattattactgaaaACAATACCAAGAATTGGAATTTGGGGAATGAGTGgaataggaaagacaaccataGCCAAACAGATTTTTGCCAAGAACTTTGCCCATTATGACAATGTATGCTTCTTAGAAAAGGTGAGCGAAGAATCACAAAAGGTAGGACCAATTATTGTTCGCAATAAGCTTCTTAGTGAACTACTGAAGCGAGAAATTACTGCATCTGATATTCATGGACTACGCAAATTCATCAAGAGGAGGCTCAGTGGTAAAAAAAGTTTCATTGTACTTGATGATGTTGATAATGCTACACAATTAGATGATTTGTGTGGAGTACTTGATGACCTTGGACCAAACAGCAGACTCATTATCACAACTAGAGACAGGCATATGCTTAGTGGAAAAGTTGATGAGATATATGAGGTCACAACATGGAAGCTTAAAGACTCTCTAATGCTTTTTAGCTTAGGAGCCTTCAAGCAAAGCCATCCTAGAAAGGGTTTCGAGTTTTTCTCGAAAAGGGCAGTTGAATATGCAGGAGGTGTTCCATTAGCTTTAAAAGTTTTGGGTTCACATTTTTGTTCCAGAAACGTTGAATTCTGGGAATCTGAGTTGAATTATTATGAGAGCAAGGGGGGAGCCTTACATGAAATTCAACAAGTGCTAAGAGTGAGTTATAATGGATTATCATGGCGAGAGAAGGAAATGTTTCTAGACATTGCATTCTTTTTCAAAGGTGAAAACAAAGATTTGGTGACAAGGATACTAGATGCCTTTGGTTTCAATGCAACTAGTGGAATAATAATCCTGGAAGATAAAGCTCTTATAAGCATTTCAAACAACAATAGAATACAAATGCACGACTTACTACAAAAAATTGCATTTGATATagttcaagaaaaatataatgattcAGGAAAGCGCAGCCGACTGAGGGATGCTAAAGACATTTGTGATGTACTTGGAAATAACAAG GGGACTGATGCAATTGAAggaataatatttgatttgtcTCAACAAGTAGATTTACATGTTCGAGCTGACACATTCAATGTGATGACTAAATTAAGGTTTCTTAAATTCCACATCCCTCCAGGTAAGAAGAAATTGGGCACTGTGCATCTTCCTAAAGTCATGATGCCATTTTTTGACAAATTGACATACCTTGAGTGGAATGGATATCCCTTGAAGTCTCTTCCACAACCTTTTCGTGCTGAGCAGCTGATTGAGATTCATTTGCCGCACAGCAATGTTGAATATCTTTGGTACGGAATGCAG GAACTTGTGAATTTAGAGGCAGTCGACCTAAGTGAGTGCAAACACTTGATCAACCTCCCTGATTTGTCTGGGGCATTAAAACTCAAACAGTTGCGCCTTTCAGGTTGTGAAAGTTTATGTGAAGTTCAAGCTTCTGCTTTTTCTAAGGACACACTTCATACATTGCTACTGGATAGGTGCACAAAATTGCAAAGTCTTGTGAGTGAGAAGCATTTAACATCTCTAATCAAGTTCAGTGTCAATGGCTGCTTAAGTCTGAAGGAATTTTCATTATCCTCGGATTCAATAAAAAAGTTGGATTTGAGCAATACAGGAATTGAAATATTGCACTCATCAATCGGGGGCATGGACAAGCTTATGTGGTTGAACCTTGAAGGTTTAAATCTAACAAATCTACCGAATGAATTGTCTCGCTTGAGATCACTTACTCAACTCCGTGTTTCTATGTGCAGTGTAGTAACTAAATCAAAGTTAGAAGCCATTTTTGATGGTCTGGAATCATTAACATTACTACACTTGAAAGACTGTTGTAACTTGTTTGAACTCCCTGCAAACATTAGTTCCTTAACATCATTGTATGAATTAAGACTAGATGGAAGCAGTGTGGAGAAGTTGCCTGCTAGCATCAAGTACCTCTCAGGGCTAGAAGTTCAGTCTTTAGACAACTGCAGTAAGCTTCGTTGTCTGCCAGAACTTCCTTCAAGCATCAAAGAGTTTCAAGCCAACAACTGCACCTCGCTAGTGACAGTATCCACTTTGAAGACTTTTTCAATAAGCATGAttggaaagaaaaaatacatttcaTTTAAGAATAGCATTAAGATGGAATTGGATGGGCCCTCCCTTGACCGCATTACAGAAGATGCCATATTAATGATGAGAAGTGCTGCCTTTCACAATGTATTGGTGAGGAAGTACAGATTCCAAACCCACAGCTTCAATTATAACAGTGCCGAGGTTTGTTTGCCAGGACGCAAAGTTCCAACTCAGTTCAAACACCGATCAACAACATATTCCTCCGTAACTATCGATGTTTCCAATTCATTGGGATTCATTTTTTCAGTCGTTGTTTCTCCATACAACAGAACACAACATCGTGGATACTTTGTTGAAATCCTATGTCAAGGTTATTCAGAAGATGGAAAGAGGAGGGTGGGATATAGGTCTTGGTGTAATCATAAACCGTTTACAAAGTTGAACATGGATCATGTTTTTGTATGGTATGATCCATACCATTCTGACAGTATACTCAGGAGTATTGAaagaaatatttcttttgagtTCAGCGTTTCAACTTATACAAGTAGCAGGAGAGAACTTGGTGGCCTTTTAAGTATCAAAGAGTGCGGGATCTGTCCAATTTACTACTCAGAAAGTCAGAGGGTTTTAAGCACAGGGAATTTAGACAAGGACTTAAGATTAGAGTTGTCTGAGGCAATTCAATTTGAGTCAAGATCAGTTAAAGGCTATGATGAGGGAGAAGGCACTGACATTGAATCATTTGAAATAGGTGATAACAAGGAAGACACTGGCATACTGAACCGACAATTTGACTTGAATGAACATTGTCATAGTTCATACGAATGTTTGATTG tCTCTAATGATACTCAGGTATACGACAAGcctcaaaagaaagaaaattggGACTATGATGATAATTCGAAAGAAATGATGAAATTTAAGATTCTTCCTGAGAGTACTTCTACAAAGTCTGGAGAGGAAATCGGAACTTCTTCCCACAAACAAGAACAATTCGAGAAGGAAGAGGATTCTACTGGAGAAGGTTCTGATGTAGAATCACCtttcaataaagaaattaaG GAAACTAAGAATCTTCAACAATCACCACTATCATTAGTGAACAATCTAGAGATTCCATTTGATTCTTATACTAATTTTCTACAACTACAAGAAGCTCCTAAGAAACTAAATCCAAACTCCCCAATGGCATCTGAGAGTTCTTCAAGTAAACCCTCTGCTTCAAAGGGTTCAATAAGAAGAACTGAAGAGGACTCTTCAAAATTGAGTACTCCTGCAGAACATTCTCCTGTTGATTATTCTGAATATAAGAGAATCCTTGAAGAAGACCCTTTGGCAATTATGGAGAAACTCTTATCTGGTGAACTCAGCAGTTCATCACAACCTTCTCAATCTACAATACAAGCAGAAGCTACTGAAACTCAGAGTGAGTCCATTGAGATGCTACTTAACCGATTAAGGCAATTGGCATTTTCAAGGAACTTATTGAAACATTTACCTAATGATGTGACCCTTGAAAAAGAGGTAAAAGCTTTACTAGTTAAGCTCAATCATAGAGCTAATGAGCTTTCTGAGAAACAAAGTTCTGGTATTACTGATTTCACCAGAATCTTTATAGAAGCCACAGTCAATATTGATGAAGGAAAACTTAGTAATGATACTCTTCAACAACTTAAAGTGGACCATAAAGATGCAATATGCAAGCTTCAAGCATCCAAGGATAAGATAATAAAGTTCGAAGAGTCCATCACTGTTGGTGAGGATAACATTAAGGACATGGATGTTCAAATTGAAGATATTAAAGTGCAAATTCGTTTGCTAGAGGAAAAAGCATTTAAGGTTCAGCAAGAGAAGTCGAAGTTAGAGGATGCTTGCTCGAAATGTAAAGAGAAAAGACGTGAAATGGTGGAAGAAGCTAAGAATATAGCCTCTAAGACCATACAAGCCTGTGAGAAGATTGATCATGTCAAAAAGAAGAAGTGGGAGTTggattcaaattttgaaatgcTTGAAGGACATTATGCCATAATGAGATTATTGCCTCCGTTT GTATCTAGGAAAACTCCAGTAGTGATAGATCTCACAGCCGAAACACATTGCACCAAGGAGGAGGAACTTAAAAATTTGCCAATCAATCAGCTACAT GATCCTTGGAGACGGACGGAGACAGTTTTCTGGTGGCAGTGTGCGGTACCTGCAAACATTCTGTCCAA AATGTCTTACTCTAAGAAAAAGCACGATGTATTTCTTAGCTTTAGAGGCGAGGACACTCGTATTGGTTTCACTAAGGATCTTTATGAGGCTTTGAGacataaatcaatcaacacataCATAGATTACCTGCTAAAGAGAGGAGAAGATGTTTGGCCATCACTTGCCAAAGCAATTGAGGACTCACATGTTTCCATCATTGTTTTCTCAGAAAACTATGCTTCCTCAAAATGGTGCTTGGAAGAGCTTGTTAAAATACTTGAATGTAGAAGAAAAGTTCACGGTCAGGTTGTTATACCTGTTTTCTATAAAACAGATCCGTCTCATATAAGAAATCAGAGTGGAAGTTATGAAAAAGCATTTGCTAAACATGAAAGAGATCTTGGAGAGAATGATGTTGATTCCAAACAGAAAGTGCTTAACTGGAAAGCCGCTCTCACTGAAGCAGCCAATATATCTGGATGGGATTCTCAAACACACAa GGTTGAGTCGGACCTGATCGAAAACATTGTCAACGATGTATTGCAAAAGATACAGCTGAAGTACCCTAATGAACTAGAAGGTATTGTTGGAAATGAAAAAGACTGTCTTAGCGTAGAATCATTAATCCAACGCGTTCAAATACTCGGAATTTGGGGTATGGGCGGAATGGGAAAGTCAACCATTGCTAAAGTCTTGTTTGCCAAACTCTTTGCCCAATATGACTTTGTCCTCTTTGCTAATGCAAAAGAATATTCACTTAGTAAGCTTCTCTCTGAGCTGCTAAAGGAAGAAATTTCCCCATCTAATGTTGTAGCATCTACATTCCATATGAGGAGGCTAAGAAGTAACAAGCTTTTCATTGTGCTTGATAATGTGGAGAGTTTAGATCAGTTTCAATATTTATGTAGGGATTATGGTGAGCTAAGTAAGAGTAGTAGACTCATTATAACAACAAGAGACAGACAATTGCTCAGTGGAAGAGTTCACTGTATATATGAGGTCAAGCAATGGGAAGATAAAGAATCTCTAGAGCTTTTTAGCATAGAAGCCTTCAAACAAAGCCATCCTGAAAAGGGTTTTGAGGAGCTCTCTCAAAGGGCAATTGCTTATGCGGGAGGAGTTCCTATGGCTTTGAAAGTTTTGGGTTCAAATCTCCGTTCCAAAGATACTGTTTTTTGGAAAAGTACTTTCAGAAAACTCGATATGTTTCCGAAAGAGGAAATTCAAAAAGTTTTAAAAGTGAGCTATGATGGATTAGATCCACTAGAGAAGAAGATATTTCTGGACattgcattttttttcaaaGGAGAGAAGAAAGATCATGTCATAAGGATACTAGATGCCTGCGGCTTGGAAGCAAGCAGTGGAATAGAAGTCCTTGAAGACAAAGCTTTGATAACTATTTCAAATGACAGTAAAATACAAATGCATGACTTGCTAAAAAAAATGGGTTCGGACATAATACGGAAAGAATGTGGCTTAAACCCTGCAACACATATTCGACTGAGCGGGAGTGAAGCTCTTGAAGTAATTAAACAAAACAAG GGGACTAGTTCAATTGAAGGCATAACATTGGATTTGTCTCAAAATAATGATTTTCCTTTATGTTCTGACACATTCACCAAGATGAAAGCcttaagaattttaaaattctatatCCCATTGGGTCAGAGTTGTAATAATGCATACCTCAACCTTCCCATAGTTCTTGAGCCATTTTCTAACGAACTGAGGTATTTTGAGTGGATTGGATACCCTTTTGAGGCTCTTCCACAACATTTTTGCGCCAAGTTTCTCGTTGAGATTCGTATGCCTCACAGCAATGTTCAACGACTATGGCAGGGGATGCAG GAACTTGATACGCTAGAGGGGATTGACCTAAGTGAATGCAGACATTTTGTACAGCTTCCGGATTTGTCTAAGGCATCAAGACTTAAATGGGTTAATCTCTCTGGTTGTGTGAGTCTGGTAGATCTCCACCCATCTGTTTTAGGCGCCGAAACACTTACTAGTTTGATACTTGATAGGTGTACAAAACTTAGGAGCGTTAAAGGTTggaaacatttattttttttggaaaagatCAGTATAATTGGCTGCACAAATCTCAAGGAATTTGCAGTCTCCTCAGATTTAATTGAAAACTTGGATTTAAGCAGTACAGGAATCCAAAAACTAGACCTATCAGTCGGGGTTCCGCACAATCTTAAGCGGCTTAATCTAGAGGATTCAAGACTTGAGCATCTTCCAAAGGAGTTACCTAGTCTGAAATATATTAAGGAGCTGAAGATTTCTGGCAGTGGACTAACAGTTAACAAACAACAGCTACATGCCTTGTTTGATGGCTTAAGATCCCTACAAATACTACATTTGAAGGATTGTAATAAAGTGTTTGAACTCCCCGACAACATCAGTGTCCTATCAGAATTACAGGAATTAATGCTAGTTGGTAGCAATGTGATTAGGTTGCCTGAAAGCATCAAGCATCTTCAACAGCTGGAAATTCTGTCTTTGGAGAATTGCAGGGAGATTCAGTACCTTCCAGAGCTTCCCCCTCTCATCAAACTGTTAAATGCCGTTAACTGCATGTCACTGGTTTCAGTGTCAAATCTAAAAACCATAGCAACAAAGATGATGGGAAATGCCAAATACATTTCATTCAGGAactgtttgaatttgaatggaCATTCACTTGACCTTATAATGGAAAGTCTCAATTTAACAATGATGAGTGCCACGTTTCAAAATGTGTCTGTAAGAAGACTTCGTGTGGCTGTTCACAGCTACAACTATACCAGTGTTGAAGCTTGTCTACCAGGAAGAAGGGTTCCAAGGCAGTTCAGATATCAAACTACCACCGAGTCATTCATTACCATTGAACTTCCTAACCATTCTAATTTGCTGGGATTCATTTACTCAGTGGTTGTTTCTCCAGCAGATGGAATGAAGAAAGATGGAGCTAGAATAAAGTGTCAATGCAACTTGGGAGAAGAAGGTATAAAGGCTACATGGCTAAATACTTATGTCACGGAACTGAACTCAGATCATGTTTATCTGTGGTATGATCCATTCCATTGTGACAGCATTCTCAAATTTTATGAACCAAAGCTTTGTTTTGAGTTCTGTATTACAAACGATGCGGGGGAAGTTGATGGTTCAATCTGTATTAAAGAGTGTGGGGTACGACCTGTATGCGTTGATGAACTACAGAGTGTTTTACAGGAATTGGAATTGGATTCTGAAAAGAAAAATGAGTTGAAGAAGGCAATGGAATTAGAATCAGGACATAGGATAATCTTGAAGTCAATTGAAAAGCGTTCCACAAACATTATAGAAG AATCAGACTCAGAGAGCAGTGCTGGAAAAGGTCAACAACATAATACCACAAAGCCTACAAAAGGATTCAGTCGCTTCTTTTCTATTGACAAACTTCTTCATTCATCTTTCctgaaagtttcaaaatcacAAACCAAGTCCAGTGCTGTAAGAGGTAGCAAGGAGAATGCCAAAAACTCTACAGAAGTT GTTGTGCAGGTCAAAAGCAAAGGAAATAAAGAAACACTAGTTGAACCTGATGATACATTGCCTGAATTTGTTGGGTCACAGTCAGATAAAACAAATGAATCTAAGGAAAAATCAA AACCAAAATCAGCAATTTTTAAACTAGAGTCGGTTGAAGAAGATATTGAGAATGAAAGCCACTTAAATGTGGAAATGAGCACCGGATCTTCTAGCAAGGAAACTGGAACAAGTCATGAGGAGAGTATTACAAACTCTGCAGAAGTT ttcaaaagaaaaggaaatgtAGCAAGACCAACCGAATCTGACGTTGGATTGCATCTACCAGTAATGTCAGTTGTTGAAGAAAATGCTTCTGATAACAAGTCAAATGAAAACAACTATGATTTGCAAGACAGTTTTGATGAGACCAAGAACAAAGAAGAAAAACCAAATATACAAGGAGGACAAATCATTGTTCCTAACACCAATGATATGATAAATGAACCAGACCAAGAAAAAGAAGATGTACCAATAATGGATCTTAGCAAACCTGAAGGTGAAGAAGATAGATCAGATGAGGATTCTTTTGTTAAACTTGAGAGCATCCTGTTTGGAAGTGCAGAGTCTTCACCAGAAGCAACCTCTTCCACAAGCGATGTTGCTGTAAAAGCAGCTTTGCATAACCTCCAATGCCTATTGGAAAACTCACTCGAATCCATTCTCAGTGACGTGGAACTACAACGGAAATTACACATATCTTTGGAATGCATAAAACAAGCATCCCATGAAAAAGTTTCTCCTAATGTTGCGAAGCTTGTCGAAAACATGACATCCTCGATTAAGGACCTTTTTAAAGACTTCACCTTGAATAAAAAAGTGGTTGAAGATCACATTAGCCGCTTGCAGCAAAGAGAAAAGCTCATGCAGCGAGTGAGAGATGGTAAGAAACAGAAGGACTTGTTGAAGAAAGAAAAGAGTCAgtgtgaggacgaaaatgagcgtCTTGAGGAAGAGGGTAAAAAACTGGATGAAAAAATTCGAATTCTTATTGAACAAAAGAAAGGTATTGAGGTGGAAAAGTCCAAGTTGAAGGAGAGCATGGAAATATGTGAAGGTGAAAAGAAGAAATTGGAAGATGAAGCTAAGAATATGATAACTGAAAGCAAAGAACTGATGTCAAGTATTAAGAATTCTAAATCTTTGTATGCTGCTGCCCTGTCAAAGCAGCAGAAGTTGAAGGACAAATGGGAAGGTTTTAGAACAGCTTTTGCAGACAACTATGGAAGCAACTGA